The Spinacia oleracea cultivar Varoflay chromosome 2, BTI_SOV_V1, whole genome shotgun sequence DNA segment TTATGATTTATGAGACATGGACACTAGCTAGCTTAGTGCTTAATTATCAACTTGACAAGAAAGAGAAAGCACAACTAATTCGAATTGTATGTATAAATAATTAAGTCAAGGACATTCGGACATATACATGAGGTATGCTATTAAAAAGAGGTACAACGAACCCCAATCAACATTTCCTTTAACGTAACTACATCCATACAAACTACATGTGGTCACAACCTAAAATTATTATTGCATGGTCTATATATTCTATTTCTGAGGCGCGTAGCCCGGttgtgaaataaaataattgtcGCGCCATGAAAAAATCAGGATTAACACGACATCAAGAATAAAATATCGTCCAAAAATTAAATGATAGTTAATTTTGGAGAGAAGATGAATGTTTATGAACAGTTACGAGGCATAGAATAATGTAAGCCCACACAACCCACCCACGCAAGCGCATTGCATTCCCTAAGACCCCAAGTCTCAAGGCCGAGCCTAGCAGTGGTCAGTGGTCACAACCTAAATTATTATTGAATCATCTATGTATTCCATTCTGGAGGCCTGTATCCACCACACGTCCACACACTATCTTATGCACCTGCATGTGAGGTTATCAAAACCACGATTCTACGTACTGTAAATCAGAGGACCTGTCAGAATGGATCGTAATATCGTAAGATTTTACGAATTTGCGGAAGTGAGATTCAATAATTTGATAAAATTTGTAAAAGGTTTACCCAATTTTCAATAGAAAACAACTTAAGATTAAATTGTTTAAACTAAAGCAATATACACTCACATATACTATATAACCTTCTTACTATATACTTCAAATTTTTTCCAGAAGGAAAGTTTTTTCATGGCGTATCAAGTTTCGTTATTGTATTAGCTAGATCATTGCATTGTAATTAAGATCGTAAAATCGTAGATTTAAATCTATTTGTCTCATATTTTAGAATTGTAAGTTTCTAAGAAGTGAAATTATATTTGAATCAGTCGTGTATTTTAAAATCGTAAGTTTCTAAAAAAAGTAAAATTGTACATTTGAATATGTCGCGTATTTTTAGAATCGCGGTTTTAACAACCATGCATGCATGCTTCACCGCGTGCACTTTTTGCAGTGTACATGAGATCATCATTCTTAATGCTCCATGGTGCATGATGTAAGCATTATATATTCATTAGTTACTATACTCCTAGTATTACACTATTACGTAGTGATCTTGCAAGAATTATTCTTACtagattaataataaataaataaataaataaataaataaataaataaataagtatgtTGTTGCACTGTGAGAAATTTGGTAGGGTAGAACAAAGATACATCATACGAAGTTGAAGTCAATAAATTCAATCTGTAATTAAGAAGAGTAATAGGAGTCCACGTAAGTCTGACTCTGGATTCATAATTATCGACTAGATTATGACTTAACAAAATCTTAGACAACAAGTCTTAAATATTTTCACATTATAAACAACAAATAACACGTACATACTATTTGGAATTTGCCGACTTGCGAGTAAACTTACAGCAAAAAAGTTTGATATATATGATGATTATAACGTTATCCACAATTCCACTTCATAATTAATCGTTCATTGATGAATTAAACATATTCTTATAACTCATGAACCATGTAATACAATATAAGTAACAGTGGCAGATCTTGGTCAAAAAATTACGAGTGGTCAAGGTTTAAATTTTTTACTACGTAACATATTAATGAGTACGTAGTATAAATTATAAATGCGCGCATTTAATCAATATATCAGCGACATTATACATACATATACATTTTAgtttgtactccgtataattaataattttaaaaacttATCGAATGGTCCCGGTGGAAGGTCATCCCCTAAATATAATTAAGTTGTATAAACTCCATCATGAGTCGAGTAAACCCATGTTTGATAGAATTTTTAGAAACCAATTGGGGTAGGCGTAAATGGTTCAAGCGTTTGGTATGGAAAAAACCCTCATTCGGGAGAGATGCTGTCCATCGAAGTACCAATTCAAATTCCTGCAGGAGATAAGTTTACTCGTCGAAGACGGTGTGAACTCTTCATAGTAGACGATACCATCTAGGTTTGAGATCTTCATCTTACACTTATTGGTTAtaacttatttttcttaaaatcagaccagatcagactaGACCCAACCATAAAAATCCAAACCACACCATACCCGTAAAAGCAAAATGCCACTCACAAAAATCAATAAGACAGGACCATACCAGATTAAACCAGAACATAAACTAGAAAAAATAGATCACGCTGGGTGAAGAGAACAAAGCTTTTAAATTTATATTTCGGATTAATTATCATACCAAAGCCCACGTACCTCGAGGCTTCTTGAGGGGGTTAGCACTTAGGACCGTTACACTATATTTGGGCAAGGTGGGCCCTGGCCCCTGGGTGATCAACCGACCCTTAGAGGTTGCTTGAGTGCTCGAAAGCCCTTTGTAGTTTGTACACACATAAAAGGAGTAGCTTAGCCTTGATGATTATTATATAGGTACGTGTCCTAAAGTTCATGGAACATCATCCTCAACTACGGTCAGCTGGCTAAAGCTACATTTTGGATCATGCTTCTTTTGTTTGGGTacacctggttatcgggcgggtcGGGTCAGGGTCAGGGTCAGGGTCAGTCAAAATCGGATTTAGTAATGAAAGGGTCATTTTAGCCGGTCATAATGGGCGGGGCAAAAGagggtcgcgggtcaatagcgggtcgtTAGTGGgagggtcaataaacgagcaatggaAAATGAAATACAAAAGAACCGTGTGAAAGGACAAGcgaatacgaagctatacatgcacataattttttgtattattactattttagttttcaaaattattgcggtataagtttgaccctataatgaccatGTCTAATAAGAGCCCTGCCAATAAAatccctattaacttgaccctaaccctatatctattggactaccctatccaataaccaggtctagttgTGGGTACTCTAAGTCCTTGTTCTCTTCACTTGACTTGGTTTGAGATTCTTTTAGTTTTTTGTCTTATCTAGTCTGATTTAGTATAGTCTGAATATTTTCTATAAGTAGTTTTACCTTTTTTAGATCTGGTCTGACTGATCTGATCTAATTTTTCTGATCCGATCTAATATACAATAAGAGAGCAAACCCGAACACGAAAAAAGACAGGTTTGTGTTCAATAATCAACACATtttaatcttcaaaaaaaagGGACTAGCAAACTCGGCCGACCTCTAATTAATTATGTACAGTTAAGTGCAAAGAATAATACTTGAGATTTTCATTACATTAGGGAGTTGATAACACTCATTACTGTTCTCTCTTTAAAGTAAGGAAACACTTAACAATTTGCATAAGGAACCGCCATCCTTTTCTTCAACCGTGTCTCAAGGGCTCGTTTGGTTGATTATGAGAAGTAGAACTTTTTAGGAAGAATGTTTTCCATATATAAATATTTCCTAGGACGTGAATATTTTTTATGGTATTTCATGTCAACCAAAACATCACCTTAAACCAACTACGTACACAACTTAATAATAAACTCGACCATATGGCCTATACAGAAGCGAAATTTGTGCAATAGCTATGCAATTTGCGCATGTTGTGTACTCCTTCtgttccttaatactcgcaccgttttgactttttgcactattcacataatttactttgaccctattttttttttggtatatgaaaacaaatgttagtatataatatgttGTGGGCGTcatattaatatatattttcaaattattaatatttttataagtttttataatatgtagctAAAGATATttgtggtcaaagttgtgcattgacaagcgttTCAGTCAAAACGGTGTGAGTATTAAAGGATGGAGAGAGTACATgttaaatttaaaatacggactacgtattttataattaattgtacttcctccgtcttttaatactcgcaacgtttgttagtttcacgcatgccaatgcacaactttgatcatttatatcttaaattctctttatgcaaaaattataaaaagttgatattttgaaaatacacattgagacgaatctaacaagatcccacatacTATGTTTatcttatactccctccgtcccggaatactcgacccagtttgaccggcacagagtttaagggacttgaattgacttatttaatttaataggtagtagttgatagtggggtattattttaatgtagttaatgggaaatgtgtgaaggggtggggttgggggaaagtaggggttgaatttttaattattttttgtatggagtagggggtaggtgggttaataggggtggagtgagaaataatataatattgtgataatatttccatttttagaaacaggtcaagtattaagggacggcccgataaggaaaacaggtcaagtattccgggacggagggaatataaaaaacactatgaatagtcaaagtagattatataaatagtggcaaaagttcaaacgttacgagtattaaaagacggatgaAATATTACATCCTCTACTTTTTCATACTCGAAAGAGTACTACTAGTATTTGGTAACAGATGTTACAAATATTAACAACCCTGGAAAATACACTTTGAACACAAAAAAGTTCTGGTATTAATATATTCTGCAAAGGTAGGTTAAGGTGGGTAGTTAGTATTTCTAATCAGATAAATATAAATCCTCATTTTTAGACCCACAAAATCCCACCGTCCACTTCCTCTTACCCGGATAGAAAACGTAAATACAAAAAGCCCAGATTTTCCGTTATTAAGGGCCCATTCaaagaatttttttaatttcttaccAACTTTACTAGTCACCATCTAATTTTTTCGTTGTAAATTCGATCTTGAAACTTATCGTACATATATTATCAATCTTAATTACTAGATTATGACATTATTAATTAGTGGTTATTGTTTATAATATTTTCTTTGCCTGGTCGTTCCTTATTGTTTGTCTCATGTCAAAACGTATTTTTGTTAAGAGTTGGGATGAGTGGTATTGAGAACGACAAGAATTGCGAAAAATAAAATTGATGGACCAAATGTATGAGAAATTATATTGGCACACGTACTGTAAAAGCACAGTTTTTTATGCTCTACTCACATAAAGATGTGCCAAAATCAGTTTTCTAAATGTGTAACGttgattattttttttagtaTATAGGCAATCTTTTGGTGAAGGATCGAAGCGACAAATGGCGCCACACGAAAAGAAATGGAAAAAGtatattacttcctccgtcccagaaACATTGCACCATGTTTGATTTTTAGTCatttactttgactcttaatatttcAAATTATGTGCAAGTaagaattataaaaaattaatatttaaaaaatatatatcgatacaaatctaatataaccccacatgactaaaatttctttacatacaaatcacaaaaaatgactAAAACCGTAatatgaatagtgcaaaaaaaaaatagtgcgGTATTTTCGAAACGGAAGAAGTATATAACCTGAAAACTGCACATCCAGTTTTGGTAGTTGGTAGTTTGATGGCTGGGGACAGATTAACACTAACATTGGCCAAAATTCATTCATTCTAGAAACTGGGCCCACCAAATCGGTGGTGTGGTGTTTATGTAATTGATGGGTGAATTCATGAAAACCACTTGTAATTTAAAAATGACTCTAATTACCATTAGTATTAGCATTAGCAATACACAGGAACATGCTTATGTTTGCCATCAATCAATTTCTGAGTATTTAGCATTTGTTTGAACATATAGTAGTATTTCCATGGACAAACATCCAAAGGAAGGTAACTATTGTGTCCTTCTTTAAGTTTGCATACCATATATTCACTATCTTTCTGAAGTCTTTGTGAAGAGTACGTTTCAATAGGAATGTCTCAAAAGGGAACACGTATCTCCCTCGATGGTAACATATACCTATGGGTTCAAACGAGCCGAGCAGAATACTACACTGTTTATGttcattttcatttaatttagaCGAGCTCAAAAATATGTTCAAGCTCGGTTCGTTTAAGAAATTATGCATCCGTGAATGGTTTGTGAACGTCTCGTTTATTAATTGAGTCGAGTTTATAaacgagtttttttttttttttttttttttctcaaaccAGGTTTTTATAAACGAGTCTTACGCTATCTATAATAAAACAATTATGTATGCcaaatttaataattaaaataaatacacAAGCTTGTTCATGAACGTAAATAAACGAGAGCACAAATTGATTCATGTTTAAGCTCATTTATTAAGTGTGCTTCAAAAACTATCCAAGCTCAACTAATTTATTAAAtcaacgaacatgaacgagcttCAGCCGAACTCGAGTAGTTTTTTAATTTGCACCCCTAATTTTGCAATGCTTGATAAACAAGGTCACATTTCCTTGAAAGAAATTTATGGTCAGAATTTTAAACATATCTTCACTCACATAAGAGTGATGAAGAGAAGTCAAGAAAGAGTAAACTTCGCGATGAGCTTTACAGTGTATCTTAATTACGAGACGTTATGAATTTTACGGTGTATCTTAATCACGAGAGGTTAGACCGTATGTAGAATAAGCCAAGCACCCGACCCTTTGTTACGATAAGGTAAGTTACGTTATTGAAATGCATAACGTAACATTCCTTATCGTAACAGGATTTGTATCTGAAACTTGTATTGGAATGTGATGCTGTCAAATAATCTGGGAATAAATCTGTTCTTCAGAAAAGATGCAGATCAAACAGGAGGAATATAAAGAACCAATATTAActgtattatttttcgattattCAGAGTGTGATCAAAGTATTCTGTACATCAACTTGAACCTGACCAAAAACATGCTACCTCAACCTCTCTGCAACAATCTGAATCCTCCCTTCTTTCTCGCCTAATCTGGTCTGATTTTTCAATTACACAATTGATTAGGACATAATCACTCAGTGCCATCTTCCCCAGAGAAGTCTAGCCATCTTCACAAATCACAAGATATAGGGCATAGTTACAAATAGGACTGGCAAGTGGCAATCCCTAACCCGACCCGATAACCCGACCCTTAAGTTACTGAGAGAAACCCGAAtgacctgaaatcgacccgaTTTGACCCATAATATTAAGTTTTACAATATTTCTGATATTTTTTTGACACAACCCGAAATCGACCCGAAACCAAACCCGAACCTGACCCATAGACCAGAATTGCCACCTCTAGTACTTACAAACTCCTTAGGGTATCCACCCGGTCAATGACATCCAATGCTTTGATTCGGTCAATATCAAAATCGATAACCGGGACGGAAGACGGTCGTCTCGTGGAGTAAATCTCTCTCTTCGTTTCTCTCGTGGGGGAATGGCTGTTGCTCTTGCTCAACCGTTGATGCTTACTTAACCGACTTCTAGCCGTGTCAAACTCCTGACTCTTACTAATACCTGTTGGATATAGTTTTCATTACATATATGTGGGAGTTTGGAAGAAATATGTTTTGTTGAATATCTTTAAATATATTGAAAATGATATGGGATTAAGTTATTGGGCCAAGTGGGCCATTGGGCTTGGTATGCTAGTATTGGGTTGATAATATGACTATATATTACGAAGTATTAATCAAGACTAGCACTTAGCACTTAGCACGAGCACGGTTAATTAAGGATAAAATTAACATTAATCTTCctattaaaaataatttctaaCAATACCTGGAGTGAGTTTCCTCTTAGCCACATCACAAAGCATTTGTTGGTCTTCAATGGAGAGTGTAGGAGACGGGCAGGTAGTCGTCTTGTGTGGGGACAACTGCAGGATCGTTTGGTTCGGGGACCGCATCGGGGATTTGATAGGAGATCGGGTCCCACAATTTGAAGAAGAAGCCCTAGATATGCTGATGAGATGGTGAAGCCACACCACTAGGTCAAGAATGTAAGCCTCGGTTTTCTCCTTGTCCGCGTGGTAGAGTGTCTCGATTCTTAGCAAGTCATTTTGACCTGCTGGTTTTCGATTGACCTCCGAACTGAGAAAACTTTAGAGTTTAgactacattttttttttttttgagataatcTAAGAAACGAGCAACAAAAAAAGGAATTGAGTATTTGACTTACCCGGTATTTGCCCATTCACCAACCCAACCAAATCCGTGATGCGCTCTAAAGATTCACGTTGCAAAAAGAAAAAGTTATAAGCTGAATTCAATATTttgtgcaataataaaaaagggATCAATTCCTAGAGAATTATGCTCTTCAATCTGAGGACTTCTGCCCTTAATCCTTCTATTTCAGGAGTTTATGCAAACCATCAAAATTTACAAgttatattcaaaattattaGAAGTTATAGTGATAGTCGTACGTTTTCCTACCTGTATATCTTTTTTTAAGAAATAATAACTAGCTATTAATCTTTTACAGTAACTCCGTATTAGATACTTTTGTGTTTTGAAATCAATTTATAAATATTtatcatgataaaataattaaCCAGTTCAGATGCATGTTgcttataaaaatcaaaacttctTGTACTACCCTTAAACCATTACATGCTTAGAGAAAGGGGGCGCGCAAATCACATTAAGGACTTACTTTGTCGTGTTTGTAGCAATAGGAAAAAGCCAATGCAGCGTCTTTTCCATTTCGGCTTTTATTTGTTGGACAGTAAGCTGCCAGAAATAATAACATAATCATATACATTACAAAATAAAGTAAAACTAATTAGAACAATTTTTTCATCTGCACATATCCTAGTTCATACGGCTGgcctattaattaataatttctgATTATCACAGCaaattatgttctcaaaagcGAAGAAAGAAGAATCAAACAGGAGTAATCTGCACAACTCAGCTATAAAACCTACCAGAAATTTAATCTTGAATTTGTGACCAGTAAAGTGATTGTTTCTAGTACGCAAAAATGCAAAATCTTTTTTACAGACATATTAAGCTCTTCACTACAGTAAATTTCTCTTCATTGAAAGCTTTTCCACCACACAAAAAATGTTTTATAATCAAATCATGCAGTACCTCTTCCTTAAGCTGAAATGACTGCAATTTCGATCTTAAAGCAGATTTGATGTTAGGCGGCAATCCCTGGTATAAAGCATCCCTTGTGTTTGGTGGTACAGAGTTTGAGCGAGAGAACTGGTTATGAAGATAATGTTAGAAACTATTAAATGatctatatttaaaaaaaatgtaagattattcatcaatagcatcaatattcaatcatgaaaaaagaagaaatctttccctcaaaaaaaaaaaaaaaaaaagaaaagaaaaaagaagaagaaatctCAGCAAACTGATTGTATTCCACTTCTATGGGCAAATGACTAACGCTCATACATTTATGACGGACCAATTATCAAAACTATACTTGAGAGAgcccaaaaaaaaggaaagaaaagaaaaaaaaaaggggaggGGGGTGAAGGGTGGTTGGGGAACTCACAAGAGTATCTATTTGAGTAATAATATTTGCATAATGCAAGGCGAGGCCAGCTGACCCCAACTTTTGATGATTGTTTGAAGATGTCCTTATTGGCCTATCTCCATCTGCAAGATCACATTGAAGCTCACTATCTCAGCATTATTACTAATAAAACCATGTAATTTTTTGACAAATACAAATGAATCTGTAGAAAAAGCCAGCCTTGTAAGAAATTTCCATTTAGATTAAGTGGATCTAGCAAAATTGCTGGAGTAACAATGTGAAACCCGGAATTGGAGAGGGGAAGATCCTATGTTACTCAGACTCGGGTACTAGCATAGGACAcgggtacgtgtccaagtgtccgaCTGACACCGACACGGCTTGTGGAAAAATTCCTTGTTTTTAGAATAAAATGAAGTGTCGGAGTGTCCATAGACCCATGTCCGAGTGTCGAGGATCCGACACGGGTACTTGAGATAAAACAAAGAGTCTGAGTAATATAGGGAAGAGCAAAAATCCCAAAAAGTGACACTGCTTAAGACAGATCCTAGACTAATCGAAAGTAATACTGAATCAAACTTAATGAAAAGTTATTTTAGACAACCTGGTCACCCATATTACTCCATCCATTACCTTATATTTGTTGTTTAAGGTTTTGCACAAGatttagggggggggggggggggggggggggggggggggggggggtaattATAGCATTGGTGTTTAAAACTgatgattaataatattttggtAGTCTAAACGAACAAAAAATAGTGATATGTAAAATGAGATAAATTATCGAGTGAAAAAAGGTTTTTAATATTCTAGGGAGTAGTAATTACTTACGAATGACAGATAATCCCAGGTGAACCTAGGGCTACTGACATCAGCAGTGTAGTTTCTGTACTGAAGATTTGAAGTAATTGTCGttctaaaatcaaaatcttaCAAAAATTGTTTACCTTTTCAAATATATGGAAAATTATAAAGTAAAAGATGTACTAGAAAGGCAACCTCGTCACAAGATAATTACACGGTAcagttttgtttttgttgtatACATTCATAATAAGAACAAAGTGACAAGTAAAGaaggaaaatatttttaaaaaagcaTAGTCACAAATTCAGGATGGGCCTAACTAATTATGATTGTCTTTTAATTCATTGTGACTAGTTCATTGTAGCTAAGAATGAGTATATGTTTTAACTACAATGAACTAGTTCATTGCACTTAGTTCGTTGTAGTTTATTTGATCCCAGtcaaacacacacaaaaatatCATAATTCTCCTTAATTGTTCATTTTGCTTTCCATCGATCACAAAAGACTGTATCTGCCCTTGGGCACACAATACACATGCTGCAAACTCTCTTCAAGGACATTCTGTACCATGCTTTACGTTGTTCAACCTAAATACTCCTTATTTCTTTTTTCCTCAACTCACTTTCTAGCTTTAATTTCTTTCATTGTTTTCCCCTTCTTGTAAAATCCTAGGTTCAGAAGTTTAATGATAGATTGATAGGAGCAAGGCATGAAAGTAACTGACCTAGGAAGACCAAGTATATAGTTTGGACTTTGGATGCCCAAGTCGGGATTGGGAAAAGGCCAGAACGAGGATCTGTTCCTAATCCACCCAcactaaagatggttgtgggccggaCTGGGCCACGGGCAGTGTGCCAGAATGGTCTACATCATGCCTGGTCGGgctgaaaatttcaaaacagggCCCAGGTCCACAGGCCGTCAtgcctaagcctaattttactaaatttagcgtgtcttgtcgtgctttttccataAAAAATGCGGCCTAGCGACTCCGTGCTTGTGCTTGTGCCAGGTCGTGCTTTTTCGTGCCCGTGACGGGGCGAGATTTTCTTGCCGGATCGGGTATCGGGTCGGATCGGGCATCGGATCGGGTCGGACCGGGCATCGGATCGGGTCGGACCGGGCATCGGTCCGGGCCAGCACACAGCCATCTTTAGTGACCCACTTGTTTATATTAAGTGTCATGACAGGGATGTAAACATAAATCAGAATAATCTTTAATTGCTAAATTACCCATACATACCAGCATCTCCAAATGCCTCGTGAATTTCTAAATGTAAAAAGTGAACTATGTCCACAAGTTTCTCCATCACCTACACAAAACAAGACATTACACAATTAGACAGGAGCGAGCAGCGCACATatcattttttatatttatcCTTTTTTGAGGAAAAAGGGTCAAGGGAAGGTGAGAGATAGGGCGCTTTTCAATACAAATCGAAAGCAAAAGTAGCAACAGAGAAAGGGGAAAGAAAACATATACTACGTGCACCTGAATTAAACCCCCCAATGGTCACAAGAGAGGTAGGAAAAACAGCATcagtaaaaaaagaaaagaaaaaaggtaGCTGCAAATAACACGAACGTACATATCTTCATATCATAGCGGTGAAAATCTTGAAAAAAGTAAAGCAAATCACATAGCGGTGAAAATACCATAGActattctctctctctctctctctctctctctctctctctctctctctctctctctctatatatatatatatatatatatatatatatatatatatatatatatatatatctttaATAAACTGGCTCCAATGTCCGAGGTGACACACTTGAAAGTTGAAAGCAACAAACCCCAGGAGACATGCACCTGGAAAACATTGAGCTGTATAAATAACAAAGTGCAACTGCTTACATCTTCCAGAATCCTAGACCAAAGTGATTTCTTTTTCAAACTTCTGACGTGCTTTCTTTGGCTCTTCAACTCCGCCCTGAGAATTGCTAAGCTATCTCCTGCAAGACACACAAAATCAACACCACCACGATAGAGTTTCATGGACATCAACATATACAGTAGATAagcaaattaataataaaatacatACTGATTACATGAACCACATATATCCAGAATAAAAGTGATAACAGGGGGAAAAAGGCAACATCTTGAAAAAAGTAAAGCAAATCACATAGCGGTGAAAATACCATAGActattctctctctctctctctctctctctctctctctgagCATGGGAGGCAGATTGATCATAGAAACAATCAGGAGCTATTGAAAAAGAGCAAATTTCATGATTCTGAAATGTCCTAAAACATTTCTTCGTACCAATCCAATATCACCACCTTGCGCAATTGCCTCTACATTTTGCTAGGAGAACCGCGTTGCACTGTATTTGCACACAATTCGAGATCAAGCACATACCAGGAATAACACATACTAAAAGTGCACAAACAGCCACAACCGAGGCAAGGGTAATTACATGATACCATACAAATTAACGGCTAATACCTCTTTGAGCTGTGCTCGGGTTATCTTCCTCTTGTAGCTTCCGCCGATAATCTTGTTCAAATCTATCCAAAGCATGTGACTCATGATACAACTCCTGCAtgaagtaaaaaaaattgatcttAAAAGTACAGCTTAAGTGTTTTTCTTTTATGGTGTATAAGATAATAACCTACTTCGCAACTAAGTAAGCAACTTCAGACAAACGTCTCACAtaaggagaacataatattaTAAACATCAGTATGTACTCAATTATGATTTTAACTGCAATTGAAGCTAATATTTCATGACTTCCATATTATTCACCTGCAAACCATCATAGGGTATTGAATGGGAA contains these protein-coding regions:
- the LOC110788656 gene encoding protein PSK SIMULATOR 1 isoform X1, whose product is MGGICSRRATVDNVPSSSYSQNGGSNYGAGIILDSHALPDKENSGSILPSGGENVDKAVPESFSFPELDANTNGINEASNGTYTDANDDGIPRYSRALSHKSRSTKSKQVAVAKQVSEMSTLLGKAGSAGFGKAVEVLDTLGSSMTSLHLSGGFVSSVTTKGNKISILSFEVANTIVKGANLMQSLSKESIKHLKEVVLRSEGVQSLVSKDIDELQRIAAADKREELKVFAGEVIRFGNRCKDPQYHNLDRYFEKLASELTPQKLKEEAETIMQNLMTLVQNTAELYHESHALDRFEQDYRRKLQEEDNPSTAQRGDSLAILRAELKSQRKHVRSLKKKSLWSRILEDVMEKLVDIVHFLHLEIHEAFGDADGDRPIRTSSNNHQKLGSAGLALHYANIITQIDTLFSRSNSVPPNTRDALYQGLPPNIKSALRSKLQSFQLKEELTVQQIKAEMEKTLHWLFPIATNTTKAHHGFGWVGEWANTGSEVNRKPAGQNDLLRIETLYHADKEKTEAYILDLVVWLHHLISISRASSSNCGTRSPIKSPMRSPNQTILQLSPHKTTTCPSPTLSIEDQQMLCDVAKRKLTPGISKSQEFDTARSRLSKHQRLSKSNSHSPTRETKREIYSTRRPSSVPVIDFDIDRIKALDVIDRVDTLRSL
- the LOC110788656 gene encoding protein PSK SIMULATOR 1 isoform X2 translates to MGGICSRRATVDNVPSSSYSQNGGSNYGAGIILDSHALPDKENSGSILPSGGENVDKAVPESFSFPELDANTNGINEASNGTYTDANDDGIPRYSRALSHKSRSTKSKQVAVAKVSEMSTLLGKAGSAGFGKAVEVLDTLGSSMTSLHLSGGFVSSVTTKGNKISILSFEVANTIVKGANLMQSLSKESIKHLKEVVLRSEGVQSLVSKDIDELQRIAAADKREELKVFAGEVIRFGNRCKDPQYHNLDRYFEKLASELTPQKLKEEAETIMQNLMTLVQNTAELYHESHALDRFEQDYRRKLQEEDNPSTAQRGDSLAILRAELKSQRKHVRSLKKKSLWSRILEDVMEKLVDIVHFLHLEIHEAFGDADGDRPIRTSSNNHQKLGSAGLALHYANIITQIDTLFSRSNSVPPNTRDALYQGLPPNIKSALRSKLQSFQLKEELTVQQIKAEMEKTLHWLFPIATNTTKAHHGFGWVGEWANTGSEVNRKPAGQNDLLRIETLYHADKEKTEAYILDLVVWLHHLISISRASSSNCGTRSPIKSPMRSPNQTILQLSPHKTTTCPSPTLSIEDQQMLCDVAKRKLTPGISKSQEFDTARSRLSKHQRLSKSNSHSPTRETKREIYSTRRPSSVPVIDFDIDRIKALDVIDRVDTLRSL